In the genome of Zobellia nedashkovskayae, the window CGTTTATGGTGTCATTTCCTGTTTCCCATAAAATATCACTTTCATCAAAGCCAAAATGATTTCCATTCCATTCAGAATCCGTAAAACGAATCTTGGTTCTTGGGGGTAATTTTACAGCGGTTGTAATTGAAAAACCGTCACTAGTTGTAGATTTCATGGATGTAAAAGAAATATCCCCAACTTTTAGGGAGTGCGCATTGCTTTTCATTTCTATTACCACGAGACTTAATACTAATACGGCTAAAACGGATACTATTTTAAGTTCTTTCACTTCAATTACATATTTGAAGTAAAGCTACCTTGTATGTGTTTTTATGAAGTTATTGAATACTTATTAAAATGTTAAGTTAAACCGGACCGTGTTTCCTTAAAGTTATTGCACCGTAAGCGTATAAGTGAAGGTTACGTTGGTCTGTATGGTCTTACCCTCGGCATCTGCAATAGAAAATGAGTTGGTAAACATAAAAGCGGAGTCGTCTTCTGCAAAGGTTAGCGCAATAGAACTCAGGTTACAATCCGTTACCAAACGGAGGGTATCATCGCTAAGTTGCCACGTACCGCCCAATGTGACTTGGTTAGTACAGTCCGCTGTATTTTGTGCTTGTCGGTATACATAGGTACGGTTGGTGCCAAAAGAGTAGGAAGCATCTTTCTGGCAATCTTCATACTGCGCAAAAAGGTCTGTGGAAGGGTTGGCCGTTTCATCATCGGTTAGGTCTATCTCGGTATCGGCCGTCATGGCGGTCAGGACCCAGTCTCCGGGTAATTTTTCTTCGGCGGAAGCCAAAACACCAGAGAAATCTTCGGTACAGTCAATAGTATCATCCGTAGAATCACAGGATAAAAATAATACGCTAGTAAGTGCCGTAGTAAGTAAAAGAATACATTTTGTTCTCATTATACGATATAGATTATAGGTTCAGTCTAATAGATGCGCAGCTTGTAAAAAGGTTGCCCTATAGTTTTGTTAAAAGTGCAAAAAGGGTTTAAAAATAACCAGTGCGTATTGTAACTTAGGACGCTTCTCTTGGCATGACCTAATTTCTAAAGGATACCTGCAAGCATTGTTAAGTGAAAGTAAATAATTTCTAACTCATTATTGGTAAAAAGAGGAATACGTATGAAGAAAATGGTATGGATCAACCTATTGGCAATTCTAGTATTTGCGAACGTAGGGTTTGCACAAGAAGCAAAAACACTTACCCTGGCGGATATTTATAAAAATGACGCATTTGGTCAGAAAGGTTTTGGTCCCGTTAGGTGGATGAAAGATAACAAGGGCTATTCTACATTAGAGGAAAGTGCCGGTCTTGCCGGGAAAGATATTGTAAAATACGATGCCAAAACGGGGAAAAGGACTATTGTAGTTTCCGCTTCTGATTTAATACCTAAAGGAAGCGAAAAGCCCTTAGTGATCAAAGATTACAAATGGTCTAATGATAATACCAAACTTCTTGTTTTTACCAATACCAGAAAGGTATGGCGTTACCATACTAGAGGAAATTATTGGGTGCTGAATCTAGCTACAAAGAAACTAAGCCAGTTGGGTGAATCCTTGCCAGAGGCTACGCTAATGTTCGCTAAATTTTCGCCAGATGGGTCTAGAGTGGGTTATGTAAGTGAACTAAATATCTATGTAGAAGAGGTAAGCTCAAATAGCGTTACCCAGATTACCAAAGATGGTGGCGGTAATATCATAAACGGGACTTTTGATTGGGTTTATGAGGAAGAACTAAGCTGTAGGGATGGTTTTAGATGGAGTCCTGATGGGGAGAATATTGCCTATTGGCAATCCAATACAGCGGGTGTAGGTACTTTTTATATGATCAATAATGTAGATTCTATTTATTCCAAGCCTATTCCTATGCCGTACCCAAAAGTGGGTACACAACTGTCTGCCGTGAAGGTAGGCGTAGTGCCGGCAATAGGAGGGGAAACGAAATGGTTTGATATTCCTGGTGACCCACGGAATAATTATTTAGCACGAATGGATTTTATACCGAATTCCAACGAGTTAATGATCCAACAACTGAACCGTCCGCAAAACACGAATAAAGTATATGTAGCAGAAATTGAAACGCTAAAGTTTAAAAATATCCTAACAGAGAAAGACGAAGCTTTTTTAGATATGCATGATGATATCCGTTGGTTAGACAACGAGAAATATTTTACATGGTCTAGTGAGCGGGACGGTTGGTTGCATTTATACAAAGTATCGCGAGATGGGACGGATCTTCAACCCATAACCAAAGGCGATTTTGATGTGGTGAGTATAAACTGTATAGATCCAAAAGGAGGGTATGTGTACTATACGGCCTCACCGGATGACTATACACAACGTTATTTATATAGAAGCCGAATTGACGGAAAAGGAACCGCCCAGCGTGTTACGCCCACATCTTATTCTGGCCAGAACGCATACCAGATTTCTGAAAATGCGAAATGGGGAATTCAGGTTTTTCAAAATGCTACGACGCCTCCTGTGTATTCGCTCGTGAGTTTGCCTGCTCATAAACAAATACGGGTGCTTGAGGACAATAAAGATTTGAAACAGAAATTTGATGCGCTGCAACTTCAGCCTAAAGAATTCGTAAAAGTAGATATAGGAGATGCCGTTTTAGATGCGTTTATGATCAAACCTATTGGTTTTGACCCATCAAAAAAATACCCGTTACTTTTTTATGTGTACGGTGAGCCTGCGGGTTCTACGGTGCAGGATAATTGGGGCGGAGGTAGCCTTTGGGACCAGTATATGGCACAACAAGGGTATATTGTTATGAGTGTAGATAATAGGGGAACAAAGACGCCAAGGGGTAAGAAATGGCGTAATGCTATTTACGGACAAATAGGGATTCTGGCTTCTGAGGACCAGAACAAGGCGGCACATAAAATTATGGACACCTATGATTTTATAGATGCCTCTAGAGTTGGTATTTGGGGATGGAGTGGTGGAGGTCAGATGACCTTAAACTGTATGTTCCGTTATCCTGAAACTTACAAATCCGGATTGGCGGTTAGTTTTGTGTCCGATCAAAGATTATATGATGCCACGTACCAGGAACGCTATATGGGCCTGTTAACGGATAATGCTAAAGGATATCATGATGGTTCGCCCATAAATTTCGCCCAAAACCTAGAAGGTAATCTTATGGTTATTCACGGAACGGCAGATGACAATGTACATTACCAAAGCTTTGAAATGTTGATTAATAAACTAATCGAAAATAATAAGATTTTCGATATGATGTCTTACCCCATGAGGTCTCATAGAATTAATGAGCGTGAAAATACATCTTATCACTTAAGGGAGACTATGGAGAAGTATTGGAAAGAGAATCTACCGGCAGGAGGCAAATAGTAGTTCGTGAGGCTTCTGTTTATTTAATAGTATGTTTAATTTTTTTACATCTTAAGAATGTTTTCAACACAAGAATATATAGCGCGTAGAGCAGGATTAAAGAAGCTGGTAGGAGAAGGATTAATTCTTCTTACGGGCAACGATGAAGTAGGTATAAATTTTGAAGACAACATATACCCTTTTAGACAGGATAGCACCTTTCTTTATTTCTTTGGAATCCAAACTTTTGGCTTAACGGCTATTATTGATTTAGATAATGATGAGGAAATTATTTTTGGTGATAATCCATCAATCGATCATATTGTTTTCTCCGGTCCTATAGAATCATTACAAGACCAAGCTCGTAAAGTGGGAGTGTCAGCTGTAAAGTCGGTTTCAGAATTATCCGAATATATTGGAGGGGCGGTTTCCAAAGAAAAAAAAGTACATTTTTTACCGCCGTACAGAGCAGAACATTCCGTAAAATTATCGGCTTTACTAAATATTGCTATACCCGAACTTGAGGAGCATAGTTCTGTGGAGCTTATAAAAGCGATTGTAAAACTGAGAACTAAAAAATCTGCTGCTGAGGTTTTAGAAATCGAAAAGGCATTGAATATTACGGTAGAAATGCAATATAGGGCAATGGAAGTTGCCAAGCCGGCATTAAAAGAATCCGATGTTTTTGGGGAAGTAAGTAAAATTGCACTTGCCAAAGGAGTAGGAACCTCGTTTCCGCGTATTGTAACCATCAATGGTCAGATTTTGCATAACCACTACAGAGGTAATGAATTGAGTGAAGGAGATATGCTCCTATGCGATTGTGGGGGAGAAGTGGCCTCTGGTTATGCGGGAGATCTTACCCGTACCTTTCCCATTGCTAAAAAGTTCAGTGCAACTCAGAAAGCGGTTTATGATATTATGTATGCGTCTTACCGCACAGCGGTAGAGATGTTACGACCAGGGCAATTGTTTTTAGATGTGCATTTGGCGGCAGCCGAAAAAATAGTTAAAGGTCTAATTACCCTTGGCCTTATGAAAGGAGATCCTAAAAAAGCAGTTGCAGAAGGAGCACATACCATGTTTTTTCAATGTGGTCTGGGGCATTTGTTAGGGCTTGATGTTCATGACATGGAAAATCTGGGAGAGCAATATGTGGGGTATACGGACACCCTAAAAAAACGAACGGATTTTGGTTTCCGTTCCTTACGATTAGGCCGAGCCTTAGAAGAAGGTATGGTGTTGACCGTAGAGCCTGGTATTTACTTTATTCCGGAACTAATTGATTTGAGGAAAAAAGAAGGCAAGTATCAAGAATTCATAGATTATGAAGAACTTGAAAAATATAGAGATTTTGGGGGTATTAGAGTAGAAGATGTGTTTTTGATTACCAGCAACGGTGCACAAATACTAGGAAACAGACTACCCACCTCCGCAACGGAAATTGAAGAGTTTATGGTATCGTATAAAAGGCTGTAAAGACTTTCATACGTAGCGTTACAATTGTTAGAGAAGGCCTTGGTGAAACAGGGTCTTTTTTTGTCCTAGCTTCATCAAAAATTGAATAAAAATCAGCAATACATAGGGGTGACCACCATCCTCTGGGGAGTTGGCCAGTTTTGAGATTTCTATAAATTGGTTCTATGCTATGATTTTTCCAAAAACGGGTCTCATATTTTAGCCAAACCTATGAATCCTCTAATCGTTAAAATACTATCTAGAATATAATAGTCTTGGGCGCAGTAATACACCGCTCCGCTTATGCCGGTTAGTGTAAGAGAAATGTCAATGTAGATTTTACCTTGTATTAGTTTTTCTACGAGACCAGTTTTAAAATAATAGTTAATAAAGAAAAGCCCGTATACCGCTGTTAACTAATAATTTGTGCGCTTTTCCATAACTTAATATATATATATATATTAAATAGAAAAATGGAGTAGCTATTCTAGTAATCGTCTAATTATTTGGAATAGTAGGAAACTTAATTTTTCACGATGTTTGTAAGAATATTAGCGATTCTATTTTTTATAGATTTTCTACCTATTCCAAAAATGAGTCCAATAAGTATTAAGCTGGCTATTATGAGCTTATAATTTATCTTGATTTCAGGAATAAACAGTCCTGCGAAAAATAAGGTAAGACCAACACCAACAGCTATAAAAGCTAAATGTTCTAAACTGGTAATGCTCTTAATTTCAATTCTGTGATTAGGTAGCTCTAGAAACTCAATACGCCCTTTTCTTAAGATTCTCATTCCAGCCCTTTCATTATCTCCAGAATGTGTAGTAAATCCAATGGGATATATAAAATTAATGCCGTTGCCATTCTCTTCGGTGCGGAAGTTATGATTTTGAAGAACAGTTTTAGTAGATAAAAGTAGTTTGTCAGAAGCAACCTGAAAGCTATTTACGGTATCTATATTTTGCTGCTGAGAAAGTTTTAAAGAAAAAATATGCTTCATTGCTATTTTATTTTCAAGAAGGAAGACTTATTAATAGCAATAGTGCTTGACTACGTCCAATATTGTTATAAAAAGTCGATTAATAAGTCTTTATACGAACATTCTAAAAGTAGGATATTTCGTATAACATAACAAGGGGTTAAAAAATTAAAGAAGCCCATAGCATAACAGGCAAGGAAAATATACATTTAAAAGTGGTGGTAAAAAATCAAATATGTTTGCAAGAATTAGTAGACCAGCTTATGGTTTTTAGTGATATTAATACATTTCTTATATTATCTAAAGTTTAGTTTTCTTTTTTTTGTCCAAAGCTAAATTTGAATATTTCGCTGTCACGTAATTTTCGATTTAGTACTAAACTTTGCATTACGTTTAGATTTTGTTGTAGTACGTTTTTATTTCTCGGTTTATTATATTACTTATTTCTTTAGCTTTATCTACTATCATAAAATGTCCACCTTTATCAATCAAAATTGTATTATCTCCTTTTGGTGGAAGTAATTTATCTTTAGTTCCTCCAATCTTAATCAAACTTGGTAATTGAGATTGATTTTTCCAATTCATTAGTTCCCTAATCGCCCATTTTGTAAAACTAACATCCGTATCGTCTATTATTGAGTTTAATAGTTCTTTCTTGTCCGTTCCAAACATAAAACGTGCAATTGCTTTCGGTGGGTTTAACAAGCTCTCAGGAACGAGTTCTATCAGTTTTGATTTTCCTGTTAGTTTGATAATACCGCTCAATTCATTTCTTGTTTCAACAGATGATATTAAAATAGTGAATCTTGGTTTAGTTAATTTACTGATTTCAGTTGCTATTAAACCGCCAAAACTTACCCCCAAAATCCCGAAATTTTTATCCGTGCCTATTCCGTATTCAACGATTAGTCTTTTGGAATATTCTATAATAGATTCCTTTGTATTGGGTTTAATCCACTCAACAGGAACTAATTCGTGGTCAAGAGTCAAATATTTGAACACCCTTTTGTCTGCTCCAAGTCCACTAATTGCATATATTTTCATTTGTTACTAAGTGTTCTTGAGAAATGAACTATAACGGTTTAATTATCAACAGTACGCGAGCAAACTAGCGTTTGCTTTCCGCCACGCACATAGCAAAATCTTTTTGTTTTGTTTTTTCTTTTTCTTGTTTAAAGCAAAATCCCAAAGATTTTGCGGACTTCATAAAAATACACAAACCATTCGATTAAGCCCTAAAGCCCGCATTATGTTTAGGTATTGTTAGCATTAGTTATTTTTTCTTTACGAGCAATGGATATACTTCTCCTGAATCATGTTCGTCAATAATAAACATGAAATTATCTTTATAATTTAGGGATTCAAATCCGCCATTCCTGTCAATTTTTAACAGAACATCATGGATTGCAATCATTCCCTCTAACTTATATATTTCAATTATTTCATCATAACCTTCAACTAATTCGATATCATTAAATTCCTCCATTTCGATGATATCTCCATCTTTCAGTTCATCATAGTTGATATGGTCGTTTGTGTATTTTTCAGGTAGATTTTCATGATGTAAACTTTCAAGACTATCAAAAAATCTTAACCCGATTCCCGGGCATGCATAAAAATCGGTTGTGAAGTCATAATCAAACCCCATATCGAATTTGTCAAACTGTACTTGGAAGTCCTTCCATTCGCCAATTCCGTAAGCAGTAGCTTCTACATTTTTTTGAAAAAAGTAATCATACTCAAAAAGTATGGCATATAATTCTTCCTCTTTTTTTATTCCTTTTTTAGGATTTGACCACCAGTCCTTTAAGTTTTTGACAACTTCTATTTCTAAATTTTGTTTGTAATTTTCAAAATCAAATTCCTTCAAATTTTGGAGAATATCTTTTAAATAGCTGTCTAAATTTGAATTGGAGTCAAGAATAGAGAAGTACTTGTTTCTATTCTTGATTAAATTTTGTCTAATAATCTGGTTGTTCATTATTTATGAATAATTAATGCTTAACAATTATATAAAGCAACTAGTTACTTTATATCTCTAATCTAGCGGTAAAAAGCAACTAGTGGTTTTATGCAGTTTTCCTTACTTTTTAGACTTATCTATAAAGATCACAATACTAATCATAATACAATTACAGAAATCTGTAAGTATAGTGTAAGATGAACACTATTCGTTAAAGTGTAGGAATTTATCGACGTAAGAGGGAAATACATCAATTCTTGTGGAAAGTTTATTTAAAAACAAATCTGGAATTAGAAATCTGCAAGAATGCTTCGGCCTAAAATGAAAATCATCTCTAGCGTATTCGGCAACAAACATCATCGGCTTACAGCCCATAAAACATCCGCTGCAAAGCAAAAAATAATATTTAGGCACAATTCCCGGTTGGGTAATGTGGTTACTTCTTCTTAAAAAGACTAATCACCTTCATTACCAATTTAACGCCTGCCAAGACTACCAAACCTACGCCAAGGCCTACTAGAAATTCTTTAACAATGTCCGGTAATTGTGGTAAAAGGTCATGGAAGAAATGAATGTTATGCACAAAAATACCACCGGCAACCAATAGGAGCGCAATAGTACCAATTACGGAAAGGCTTTTTATGACCCATGGCAAAGCACCAACCAAGAACCTGCCCACATAATCAGAAAAGCTATTGTCCTGCTCATTAAGGTTAATGAGTTTAAGACCAAATTCATCCATACGAACAATCATGGCAACAATACCATACACGCCAACGGTGGCAATTAATGCAATTAGCGAAACTACAGGTATTTGAATATTTAACGGCTCATCTGCCACGGAGCCCAAAGCAATGATAATAATTTCTACAGAAAGAATAAAGTCTGTTACAATGGCTGCTTTTACGCGTTCTTTTTCTAAAGCAAGTATATCTGCTTCGGTCATTTCTGTGTTCAGCGTTTGGTGTGCGGCATCATGGTGCGGCACAAAAACTTCATAGATTTTTTCCGCTCCCTCATACGCCAAATAAAGTCCACCAAGCACCAACGCTACAATTATAGCAGAGGGGAGGAGGTAACTGAGTAGAAAGGCAATGGGTAGAATAATTAGCTTATTGACCATAGACCCTTTTGAGATGGCCCACAGTACAGGAATTTCGCGATCGGACATAAAACCGGAGGCTTTCTCTGCATTTACTGCCAAATCATCTCCTAGAATACCAGCCGTTTTCTTGGCGGTAATTTTACTCATAGCCGCAACATCATCCATAAGTGCAGCAATATCATCTAGTAACGCAAAAAATCCTGAGGCCATAGCTAAAGGGGTGCTTTTTAATTATTCTTTATTTTTCTGACCTATAAACCAGTTATAGACAATTAGGATAACGGCCAATACCAATAATAGGTGAATTAGACCTCCCAAAATCTGAAAGACCAAAAATCCTAAAATCCATCCAATAATCAATACTATTATGATACTATATATAAGATATTTCATGTTTTTTTCTCTTTTTTAAGGTGTTCAGGGCTCTAAACGGGCATTTTGCACTTCATTTTATGAATTTTTAAAGTGAAGTGTTTTTGAACACGGGTTAAACATGACACTAATATAAAGGGCTGTTTTGAGGAGCATAGCCGCTATCCGTTTCTTTTTTGATGGATAACATAGCAATTGGTTTTTAAGTGGCCTATCAGAGTCCCAAAAACATTATGGTATTAAAAAACTGCCCCATAACTCCAAGTAAAATGTACTTGTGCCATGGGGCAGTTCTATATGCTTCCGTAAACCGTGCTTGTGCTTATTTTGTATAAATGAGCGCTGCGTACGCAGGAATGGTAACCTGACCAGTGAACGGTTTTTCGTCCGTTGGTTCTTCTACTTTTTCCATGCCTTCTACGGCTAGTTCT includes:
- a CDS encoding DUF5004 domain-containing protein gives rise to the protein MRTKCILLLTTALTSVLFLSCDSTDDTIDCTEDFSGVLASAEEKLPGDWVLTAMTADTEIDLTDDETANPSTDLFAQYEDCQKDASYSFGTNRTYVYRQAQNTADCTNQVTLGGTWQLSDDTLRLVTDCNLSSIALTFAEDDSAFMFTNSFSIADAEGKTIQTNVTFTYTLTVQ
- a CDS encoding S9 family peptidase is translated as MKKMVWINLLAILVFANVGFAQEAKTLTLADIYKNDAFGQKGFGPVRWMKDNKGYSTLEESAGLAGKDIVKYDAKTGKRTIVVSASDLIPKGSEKPLVIKDYKWSNDNTKLLVFTNTRKVWRYHTRGNYWVLNLATKKLSQLGESLPEATLMFAKFSPDGSRVGYVSELNIYVEEVSSNSVTQITKDGGGNIINGTFDWVYEEELSCRDGFRWSPDGENIAYWQSNTAGVGTFYMINNVDSIYSKPIPMPYPKVGTQLSAVKVGVVPAIGGETKWFDIPGDPRNNYLARMDFIPNSNELMIQQLNRPQNTNKVYVAEIETLKFKNILTEKDEAFLDMHDDIRWLDNEKYFTWSSERDGWLHLYKVSRDGTDLQPITKGDFDVVSINCIDPKGGYVYYTASPDDYTQRYLYRSRIDGKGTAQRVTPTSYSGQNAYQISENAKWGIQVFQNATTPPVYSLVSLPAHKQIRVLEDNKDLKQKFDALQLQPKEFVKVDIGDAVLDAFMIKPIGFDPSKKYPLLFYVYGEPAGSTVQDNWGGGSLWDQYMAQQGYIVMSVDNRGTKTPRGKKWRNAIYGQIGILASEDQNKAAHKIMDTYDFIDASRVGIWGWSGGGQMTLNCMFRYPETYKSGLAVSFVSDQRLYDATYQERYMGLLTDNAKGYHDGSPINFAQNLEGNLMVIHGTADDNVHYQSFEMLINKLIENNKIFDMMSYPMRSHRINERENTSYHLRETMEKYWKENLPAGGK
- a CDS encoding aminopeptidase P family protein; translation: MFSTQEYIARRAGLKKLVGEGLILLTGNDEVGINFEDNIYPFRQDSTFLYFFGIQTFGLTAIIDLDNDEEIIFGDNPSIDHIVFSGPIESLQDQARKVGVSAVKSVSELSEYIGGAVSKEKKVHFLPPYRAEHSVKLSALLNIAIPELEEHSSVELIKAIVKLRTKKSAAEVLEIEKALNITVEMQYRAMEVAKPALKESDVFGEVSKIALAKGVGTSFPRIVTINGQILHNHYRGNELSEGDMLLCDCGGEVASGYAGDLTRTFPIAKKFSATQKAVYDIMYASYRTAVEMLRPGQLFLDVHLAAAEKIVKGLITLGLMKGDPKKAVAEGAHTMFFQCGLGHLLGLDVHDMENLGEQYVGYTDTLKKRTDFGFRSLRLGRALEEGMVLTVEPGIYFIPELIDLRKKEGKYQEFIDYEELEKYRDFGGIRVEDVFLITSNGAQILGNRLPTSATEIEEFMVSYKRL
- a CDS encoding alpha/beta hydrolase, whose translation is MKIYAISGLGADKRVFKYLTLDHELVPVEWIKPNTKESIIEYSKRLIVEYGIGTDKNFGILGVSFGGLIATEISKLTKPRFTILISSVETRNELSGIIKLTGKSKLIELVPESLLNPPKAIARFMFGTDKKELLNSIIDDTDVSFTKWAIRELMNWKNQSQLPSLIKIGGTKDKLLPPKGDNTILIDKGGHFMIVDKAKEISNIINREIKTYYNKI
- a CDS encoding DUF808 domain-containing protein translates to MASGFFALLDDIAALMDDVAAMSKITAKKTAGILGDDLAVNAEKASGFMSDREIPVLWAISKGSMVNKLIILPIAFLLSYLLPSAIIVALVLGGLYLAYEGAEKIYEVFVPHHDAAHQTLNTEMTEADILALEKERVKAAIVTDFILSVEIIIIALGSVADEPLNIQIPVVSLIALIATVGVYGIVAMIVRMDEFGLKLINLNEQDNSFSDYVGRFLVGALPWVIKSLSVIGTIALLLVAGGIFVHNIHFFHDLLPQLPDIVKEFLVGLGVGLVVLAGVKLVMKVISLFKKK
- a CDS encoding lmo0937 family membrane protein; this encodes MKYLIYSIIIVLIIGWILGFLVFQILGGLIHLLLVLAVILIVYNWFIGQKNKE